A portion of the Ricinus communis isolate WT05 ecotype wild-type chromosome 10, ASM1957865v1, whole genome shotgun sequence genome contains these proteins:
- the LOC8284515 gene encoding ethylene-insensitive protein 2 isoform X1: MESEFVNANHLPGTIHRLLPSVGPVILVALGYVDPGKWAATVEGGARFGHDLIVPMLIFSFAAILCQYLSARIGVVTGRDLAQICSAEYDKFTCMFLGVQTALSVIALDLTMIIGIAHGLNLLFGVDLSTGVFLTAVDAVLFPLFASFLERCKANFLCTYMAGCILLFYFLGVFTSQTEVPLSMNGMLTKLSEESAFALMSLLGANIMPHNFYLHSSFVLQQQPGGRIVSKDTLCLHHFFAILCVFSGIYLLNYVLMNSAANVFNSTGLVLLTFPDAMSLMEQVFRNPMAPLAFLIILYFTNQLTALTWNLGGQVVLHDFLRLDIPNWLQHATIRIMAIVPALCCVWTSGVEGIYQLLIFTQVMTALLLPSSVIPLFRVASSRPIMGVYKISQILEFLALVTFMGLLGLKIIFVVEMIFGDSDWVSNLRWNMGSSASIPYVALLITACSSFCLMLWLAATPLKSATLLDAQAWTCDISNVPETSTQRKENFVSEILHNGGEPIQNQEQLPALENSLENYSDIAGPNTELDLPETIMESDNELHLTTAEENYCDVKFHNPPKSYQEESTSIMDKVPVSTIVNEVADGDLPDTEKIQIESMEPIEKTVGIEGESQAEKEDDEGETWEPEEPSKAAPGSLSSLAPDGPPSFRSLSGKSDEGGNGAGSLSRLAGLGRAARRQLAAVLDEFWGQLYDFHGQVTQEAKNKKLDLLLGESKLASSALNVDITGKDFSGYFPSSVGRGSDSLMNTSLCDSPKQLRVQSNVDSSYGVQRGSSSMWSNHMQLLDAYVQGSSRNVVDATERRYPSVRTLPSSDGWDNQPATVHGYQIASIVNRLAKDRNPNDLNGQMESPAPISPSLGPRNYRDPLAVALGQKLQNGLSSPQASRYQNFPTSGNSSLQSERPYYAVCSSGSADSTGMSANTKKYHSLPDISGISGPYRDLYMSEKSNQWDNTVGFGASVGRTSYEPSFYSNTGMGAGGALAFDNVSKGYRDAFSYSVSSERGSIWSKQPYEQFGIANKSRTVGSGLGSRSNSITREAISVADSEAQLLQSFRCCIVKLLKLEGSDWLFRQNDGADEDLIDRVAARERCLYEVETREINRMVQIGEPQYSYSDKKSGSALKNDETGIANIPVSSVPHCGEGCVWKADLIISFGVWCIHRILDLSLMESRPELWGKYTYVLNRLQGIIEPAFSKPRGPMSPCFCLQLSAAYQRKSSPPVTNGMLPPAAKPGRGKCTTGAMVLDLIKDVEIAISCRKGRSGTAAGDVAFPKGKENLASVLKRYKRRLSSKPIGSK; encoded by the exons ATGGAATCTGAGTTTGTGAATGCTAACCATCTACCTGGTACTATTCATCGGCTGCTTCCATCTGTTGGACCTGTAATCTTAGTTGCTCTCGGATATGTTGACCCTGGAAAGTGGGCAGCAACTGTTGAAGGAGGTGCTCGATTTGGGCATGATTTGATAGTGCCTATGCTCATTTTTAGTTTTGCTGCTATTTTATGTCAATACCTTTCCGCTCGAATTGGTGTGGTAACCGGAAGAGATCTTGCCCAG ATTTGCAGTGCTGAGTACGACAAGTTTACGTGCATGTTTCTTGGAGTTCAAACGGCGCTTTCTGTGATTGCGTTAGACCTTACTATG ATCATTGGCATTGCACATGGACTTAATCTTCTCTTTGGGGTGGATTTGTCCACTGGTGTTTTTTTAACTGCTGTTGATGCTGTTTTATTTCCACTTTTTGCCTCCTTCCTG GAGAGATGCAAGGCGAATTTTCTATGCACATACATGGCAGGCTGTATATTGCTTTTCTACTTTCTTGGAGTTTTTACCAGTCAAACAGAAGTACCACTTTCCATGAATGGGATGCTGACAAAGTTAAGTGAGGAAAGTGCGTTTGCCCTTATGAGCCTTCTTGGAGCGAATATTATGCCTCATAATTTTTATCTccattcttcttttgtgctg cagcagcaaccAGGTGGTCGAATTGTTTCCAAGGATACCTTGTGCCTTCACCATTTTTTTGCCATCTTATGCGTTTTCAGTGGCATTTATCTGTTGAATTATGTGCTTATGAATTCAGCTGCTAATGTGTTCAACAGTACGGGCCTTGTTTTGCTTACTTTTCCTGATGCGATGTCGTTAATGGAACAG GTCTTCAGAAATCCGATGGCACCCCTTGCCTTTCtgataattttgtattttacaAATCAACTCACAGCATTGACCTGGAATCTCGGTGGGCAAGTAGTCTTGCATGATTTTCTCAGACTAGATATACCAAATTGGCTTCAGCATGCTACAATTCGAATTATGGCCATTGTTCCAGCTCTTTGTTGTGTATGGACTTCAGGAGTTGAAGGAATATACCAGTTGCTTATTTTTACACAGGTTATGACGGCTCTACTGCTTCCATCTTCCGTGATCCCACTTTTCCGGGTTGCATCATCAAGGCCAATAATGGGTGTCTACAAAATATCTCAGATTTTGGAGTTCCTAGCACTGGTTACTTTTATGGGCTTGTTAGGCTTGAAGATTATATTTGTAGTTGAAATGATTTTTGGGGATAGCGATTGGGTAAGTAATTTGAGGTGGAATATGGGTAGTAGTGCATCTATCCCTTATGTTGCACTCCTCATCACTGCCTGTTCCTCATTTTGTTTGATGCTCTGGTTAGCAGCAACGCCACTGAAATCGGCTACATTGTTAGATGCTCAGGCATGGACCTGTGACATATCCAATGTACCTGAAACTTCCAcacagagaaaagaaaattttgtgAGTGAAATATTACATAATGGAGGGGAACCCATTCAAAATCAGGAACAATTACCAGCTCTAGAAAATTCCCTGGAGAATTATTCAGATATAGCTGGTCCAAACACTGAACTTGATTTGCCGGAGACAATAATGGAATCTGATAACGAACTTCATTTGACAACTGCTGAGGAAAACTATTGTGATGTCAAGTTCCATAACCCCCCAAAATCCTACCAGGAGGAATCAACATCGATAATGGACAAAGTACCAGTTTCAACTATTGTTAATGAAGTTGCTGATGGTGATCTACCAGACACTGAAAAGATTCAGATTGAATCAATGGAACCAATTGAGAAGACCGTGGGGATAGAGGGGGAATCACAGGCTGAAAAGGAGGATGATGAGGGAGAAACCTGGGAGCCTGAAGAACCATCTAAAGCTGCTCCTGGAAGTTTGTCATCTCTGGCACCTGATGGTCCACCGTCATTCAGGAGTTTAAGTGGAAAAAGTGACGAAGGTGGGAATGGTGCTGGAAGTCTTTCGAGATTAGCAGGGTTGGGGCGTGCTGCAAGGCGCCAGTTAGCTGCGGTTCTTGACGAATTTTGGGGACAGTTGTATGATTTTCATGGGCAAGTAACTCAGGAAGCAAAGAACAAGAAACTAGATTTGTTACTAGGTGAGTCAAAGCTTGCATCTTCCGCATTGAATGTGGATATCACTGGGAAGGACTTTAGTGGATACTTCCCATCATCAGTTGGTAGAGGATCTGATTCTCTGATGAACACAAGCTTATGTGATTCTCCCAAACAGCTGAGGGTTCAAAGCAATGTCGACTCTTCATATGGAGTTCAAAGGGGATCATCCTCAATGTGGTCCAACCACATGCAATTGTTGGATGCATATGTGCAAGGTTCTAGCCGCAATGTTGTTGATGCCACTGAGAGGCGATATCCTAGCGTGCGCACTCTACCATCATCTGATGGCTGGGACAACCAGCCAGCTACTGTACATGGTTATCAGATTGCATCTATTGTCAATAGACTTGCCAAGGACAGAAATCCAAATGACTTGAATGGTCAAATGGAATCACCAGCACCAATATCCCCATCCTTGGGCCCCAGAAACTACAGGGACCCGCTTGCAGTTGCCTTGGggcaaaaattacaaaatggatTAAGCTCCCCTCAAGCTTCAAGGTATCAGAACTTTCCAACATCTGGAAATAGCTCTTTGCAATCTGAAAGACCATATTATGCTGTTTGCTCTTCTGGATCTGCTGATAGCACAGGTATGTCGGCCAATACAAAGAAATACCATAGTTTGCCAGACATTTCAGGGATTTCCGGTCCTTACAGAGATCTGTATATGTCGGAGAAGAGTAATCAGTGGGACAATACTGTTGGATTTGGAGCATCTGTTGGCAGAACTAGTTATGAACCTTCCTTTTATTCAAATACTGGGATGGGAGCTGGAGGTGCTTTGGCTTTTGATAATGTTTCAAAAGGTTATAGAGATGCTTTCTCCTACTCTGTGAGTTCAGAGCGTGGATCCATCTGGTCCAAACAGCCATATGAGCAGTTTGGCATTGCTAATAAAAGTCGTACTGTTGGAAGTGGATTAGGAAGCAGGTCAAATTCAATTACTCGAGAAGCCATCTCGGTGGCGGATTCAGAGGCCCAGCTTCTTCAGTCCTTCAGATGTTGTATTGTTAAGCTTTTGAAATTGGAAGGGTCTGATTGGCTATTTAGGCAAAATGATGGAGCTGATGAAGACCTAATTGATCGAGTGGCTGCAAGGGAGAGGTGTCTGTATGAAGTTGAAACAAGAGAGATAAACCGCATGGTTCAAATAGGTGAGCCTCAGTACTCCTATTCTGATAAGAAATCTGGTTCTGCATTGAAGAATGACGAGACAGGTATAGCAAACATTCCAGTTTCCTCGGTTCCTCATTGCGGGGAGGGCTGTGTTTGGAAAGCAGATTTGATAATAAGCTTCGGGGTGTGGTGCATTCACCGAATTCTTGATTTATCACTGATGGAAAGCAGACCAGAGTTGTGGGGGAAGTACACTTACGTGCTAAATCGTCTTCAG GGAATCATAGAACCGGCATTTTCAAAGCCCCGGGGTCCAATGTCTCCGTGCTTCTGCCTTCAACTCTCTGCAGCATATCAACGCAAGTCGAGCCCACCTGTTACAAATGGAATGTTGCCCCCTGCAGCAAAACCAGGGAGGGGCAAATGCACTACTGGGGCAATGGTTCTTGACTTGATCAAAGATGTAGAGATTGCCATATCTTGCCGAAAGGGTCGATCAGGCACTGCTGCTGGTGATGTAGCTTTCccaaagggaaaagaaaacttGGCTTCTGTTCTTAAACGTTATAAACGGCGATTATCCAGCAAACCAATTGGGAGCAAATAA
- the LOC8284515 gene encoding ethylene-insensitive protein 2 isoform X2, which produces MESEFVNANHLPGTIHRLLPSVGPVILVALGYVDPGKWAATVEGGARFGHDLIVPMLIFSFAAILCQYLSARIGVVTGRDLAQICSAEYDKFTCMFLGVQTALSVIALDLTMIIGIAHGLNLLFGVDLSTGVFLTAVDAVLFPLFASFLERCKANFLCTYMAGCILLFYFLGVFTSQTEVPLSMNGMLTKLSEESAFALMSLLGANIMPHNFYLHSSFVLQQPGGRIVSKDTLCLHHFFAILCVFSGIYLLNYVLMNSAANVFNSTGLVLLTFPDAMSLMEQVFRNPMAPLAFLIILYFTNQLTALTWNLGGQVVLHDFLRLDIPNWLQHATIRIMAIVPALCCVWTSGVEGIYQLLIFTQVMTALLLPSSVIPLFRVASSRPIMGVYKISQILEFLALVTFMGLLGLKIIFVVEMIFGDSDWVSNLRWNMGSSASIPYVALLITACSSFCLMLWLAATPLKSATLLDAQAWTCDISNVPETSTQRKENFVSEILHNGGEPIQNQEQLPALENSLENYSDIAGPNTELDLPETIMESDNELHLTTAEENYCDVKFHNPPKSYQEESTSIMDKVPVSTIVNEVADGDLPDTEKIQIESMEPIEKTVGIEGESQAEKEDDEGETWEPEEPSKAAPGSLSSLAPDGPPSFRSLSGKSDEGGNGAGSLSRLAGLGRAARRQLAAVLDEFWGQLYDFHGQVTQEAKNKKLDLLLGESKLASSALNVDITGKDFSGYFPSSVGRGSDSLMNTSLCDSPKQLRVQSNVDSSYGVQRGSSSMWSNHMQLLDAYVQGSSRNVVDATERRYPSVRTLPSSDGWDNQPATVHGYQIASIVNRLAKDRNPNDLNGQMESPAPISPSLGPRNYRDPLAVALGQKLQNGLSSPQASRYQNFPTSGNSSLQSERPYYAVCSSGSADSTGMSANTKKYHSLPDISGISGPYRDLYMSEKSNQWDNTVGFGASVGRTSYEPSFYSNTGMGAGGALAFDNVSKGYRDAFSYSVSSERGSIWSKQPYEQFGIANKSRTVGSGLGSRSNSITREAISVADSEAQLLQSFRCCIVKLLKLEGSDWLFRQNDGADEDLIDRVAARERCLYEVETREINRMVQIGEPQYSYSDKKSGSALKNDETGIANIPVSSVPHCGEGCVWKADLIISFGVWCIHRILDLSLMESRPELWGKYTYVLNRLQGIIEPAFSKPRGPMSPCFCLQLSAAYQRKSSPPVTNGMLPPAAKPGRGKCTTGAMVLDLIKDVEIAISCRKGRSGTAAGDVAFPKGKENLASVLKRYKRRLSSKPIGSK; this is translated from the exons ATGGAATCTGAGTTTGTGAATGCTAACCATCTACCTGGTACTATTCATCGGCTGCTTCCATCTGTTGGACCTGTAATCTTAGTTGCTCTCGGATATGTTGACCCTGGAAAGTGGGCAGCAACTGTTGAAGGAGGTGCTCGATTTGGGCATGATTTGATAGTGCCTATGCTCATTTTTAGTTTTGCTGCTATTTTATGTCAATACCTTTCCGCTCGAATTGGTGTGGTAACCGGAAGAGATCTTGCCCAG ATTTGCAGTGCTGAGTACGACAAGTTTACGTGCATGTTTCTTGGAGTTCAAACGGCGCTTTCTGTGATTGCGTTAGACCTTACTATG ATCATTGGCATTGCACATGGACTTAATCTTCTCTTTGGGGTGGATTTGTCCACTGGTGTTTTTTTAACTGCTGTTGATGCTGTTTTATTTCCACTTTTTGCCTCCTTCCTG GAGAGATGCAAGGCGAATTTTCTATGCACATACATGGCAGGCTGTATATTGCTTTTCTACTTTCTTGGAGTTTTTACCAGTCAAACAGAAGTACCACTTTCCATGAATGGGATGCTGACAAAGTTAAGTGAGGAAAGTGCGTTTGCCCTTATGAGCCTTCTTGGAGCGAATATTATGCCTCATAATTTTTATCTccattcttcttttgtgctg cagcaaccAGGTGGTCGAATTGTTTCCAAGGATACCTTGTGCCTTCACCATTTTTTTGCCATCTTATGCGTTTTCAGTGGCATTTATCTGTTGAATTATGTGCTTATGAATTCAGCTGCTAATGTGTTCAACAGTACGGGCCTTGTTTTGCTTACTTTTCCTGATGCGATGTCGTTAATGGAACAG GTCTTCAGAAATCCGATGGCACCCCTTGCCTTTCtgataattttgtattttacaAATCAACTCACAGCATTGACCTGGAATCTCGGTGGGCAAGTAGTCTTGCATGATTTTCTCAGACTAGATATACCAAATTGGCTTCAGCATGCTACAATTCGAATTATGGCCATTGTTCCAGCTCTTTGTTGTGTATGGACTTCAGGAGTTGAAGGAATATACCAGTTGCTTATTTTTACACAGGTTATGACGGCTCTACTGCTTCCATCTTCCGTGATCCCACTTTTCCGGGTTGCATCATCAAGGCCAATAATGGGTGTCTACAAAATATCTCAGATTTTGGAGTTCCTAGCACTGGTTACTTTTATGGGCTTGTTAGGCTTGAAGATTATATTTGTAGTTGAAATGATTTTTGGGGATAGCGATTGGGTAAGTAATTTGAGGTGGAATATGGGTAGTAGTGCATCTATCCCTTATGTTGCACTCCTCATCACTGCCTGTTCCTCATTTTGTTTGATGCTCTGGTTAGCAGCAACGCCACTGAAATCGGCTACATTGTTAGATGCTCAGGCATGGACCTGTGACATATCCAATGTACCTGAAACTTCCAcacagagaaaagaaaattttgtgAGTGAAATATTACATAATGGAGGGGAACCCATTCAAAATCAGGAACAATTACCAGCTCTAGAAAATTCCCTGGAGAATTATTCAGATATAGCTGGTCCAAACACTGAACTTGATTTGCCGGAGACAATAATGGAATCTGATAACGAACTTCATTTGACAACTGCTGAGGAAAACTATTGTGATGTCAAGTTCCATAACCCCCCAAAATCCTACCAGGAGGAATCAACATCGATAATGGACAAAGTACCAGTTTCAACTATTGTTAATGAAGTTGCTGATGGTGATCTACCAGACACTGAAAAGATTCAGATTGAATCAATGGAACCAATTGAGAAGACCGTGGGGATAGAGGGGGAATCACAGGCTGAAAAGGAGGATGATGAGGGAGAAACCTGGGAGCCTGAAGAACCATCTAAAGCTGCTCCTGGAAGTTTGTCATCTCTGGCACCTGATGGTCCACCGTCATTCAGGAGTTTAAGTGGAAAAAGTGACGAAGGTGGGAATGGTGCTGGAAGTCTTTCGAGATTAGCAGGGTTGGGGCGTGCTGCAAGGCGCCAGTTAGCTGCGGTTCTTGACGAATTTTGGGGACAGTTGTATGATTTTCATGGGCAAGTAACTCAGGAAGCAAAGAACAAGAAACTAGATTTGTTACTAGGTGAGTCAAAGCTTGCATCTTCCGCATTGAATGTGGATATCACTGGGAAGGACTTTAGTGGATACTTCCCATCATCAGTTGGTAGAGGATCTGATTCTCTGATGAACACAAGCTTATGTGATTCTCCCAAACAGCTGAGGGTTCAAAGCAATGTCGACTCTTCATATGGAGTTCAAAGGGGATCATCCTCAATGTGGTCCAACCACATGCAATTGTTGGATGCATATGTGCAAGGTTCTAGCCGCAATGTTGTTGATGCCACTGAGAGGCGATATCCTAGCGTGCGCACTCTACCATCATCTGATGGCTGGGACAACCAGCCAGCTACTGTACATGGTTATCAGATTGCATCTATTGTCAATAGACTTGCCAAGGACAGAAATCCAAATGACTTGAATGGTCAAATGGAATCACCAGCACCAATATCCCCATCCTTGGGCCCCAGAAACTACAGGGACCCGCTTGCAGTTGCCTTGGggcaaaaattacaaaatggatTAAGCTCCCCTCAAGCTTCAAGGTATCAGAACTTTCCAACATCTGGAAATAGCTCTTTGCAATCTGAAAGACCATATTATGCTGTTTGCTCTTCTGGATCTGCTGATAGCACAGGTATGTCGGCCAATACAAAGAAATACCATAGTTTGCCAGACATTTCAGGGATTTCCGGTCCTTACAGAGATCTGTATATGTCGGAGAAGAGTAATCAGTGGGACAATACTGTTGGATTTGGAGCATCTGTTGGCAGAACTAGTTATGAACCTTCCTTTTATTCAAATACTGGGATGGGAGCTGGAGGTGCTTTGGCTTTTGATAATGTTTCAAAAGGTTATAGAGATGCTTTCTCCTACTCTGTGAGTTCAGAGCGTGGATCCATCTGGTCCAAACAGCCATATGAGCAGTTTGGCATTGCTAATAAAAGTCGTACTGTTGGAAGTGGATTAGGAAGCAGGTCAAATTCAATTACTCGAGAAGCCATCTCGGTGGCGGATTCAGAGGCCCAGCTTCTTCAGTCCTTCAGATGTTGTATTGTTAAGCTTTTGAAATTGGAAGGGTCTGATTGGCTATTTAGGCAAAATGATGGAGCTGATGAAGACCTAATTGATCGAGTGGCTGCAAGGGAGAGGTGTCTGTATGAAGTTGAAACAAGAGAGATAAACCGCATGGTTCAAATAGGTGAGCCTCAGTACTCCTATTCTGATAAGAAATCTGGTTCTGCATTGAAGAATGACGAGACAGGTATAGCAAACATTCCAGTTTCCTCGGTTCCTCATTGCGGGGAGGGCTGTGTTTGGAAAGCAGATTTGATAATAAGCTTCGGGGTGTGGTGCATTCACCGAATTCTTGATTTATCACTGATGGAAAGCAGACCAGAGTTGTGGGGGAAGTACACTTACGTGCTAAATCGTCTTCAG GGAATCATAGAACCGGCATTTTCAAAGCCCCGGGGTCCAATGTCTCCGTGCTTCTGCCTTCAACTCTCTGCAGCATATCAACGCAAGTCGAGCCCACCTGTTACAAATGGAATGTTGCCCCCTGCAGCAAAACCAGGGAGGGGCAAATGCACTACTGGGGCAATGGTTCTTGACTTGATCAAAGATGTAGAGATTGCCATATCTTGCCGAAAGGGTCGATCAGGCACTGCTGCTGGTGATGTAGCTTTCccaaagggaaaagaaaacttGGCTTCTGTTCTTAAACGTTATAAACGGCGATTATCCAGCAAACCAATTGGGAGCAAATAA